A single Sulfurimonas aquatica DNA region contains:
- a CDS encoding RrF2 family transcriptional regulator — MVGVSTKGVYAIAAMHALYHAPKSRLMQIKEIAAVTQISHGYLEQILSTLKKDGFVTSVRGANGGYKLSCEAKDIVVLDILESVEGQFFLPHENSGASVILESFWVDAQSKVREVFNIKLSDLDQSFQTYFYEI, encoded by the coding sequence ATGGTTGGTGTATCAACGAAAGGAGTCTATGCCATAGCTGCTATGCATGCTCTCTATCATGCTCCAAAATCAAGATTAATGCAGATAAAAGAGATAGCCGCCGTTACACAAATATCTCATGGTTATCTAGAACAAATTCTCTCAACACTTAAAAAAGATGGTTTTGTTACAAGTGTCAGAGGGGCAAACGGAGGCTATAAACTTTCTTGTGAGGCTAAGGATATTGTTGTATTGGATATTTTAGAATCAGTAGAAGGACAGTTTTTCCTTCCACATGAAAATTCCGGTGCTAGTGTTATACTTGAATCATTTTGGGTTGATGCTCAAAGTAAAGTAAGAGAAGTTTTTAATATTAAACTCTCAGACCTAGACCAATCTTTTCAAACTTATTTTTATGAGATATAA